A section of the Drosophila sechellia strain sech25 chromosome 3L, ASM438219v1, whole genome shotgun sequence genome encodes:
- the LOC6616564 gene encoding uncharacterized protein LOC6616564 encodes MGSTLQSLIQLLYIFYSRNMVFMPALNLLVYNVLVGYISTEINRIINVSTAQTSLWQHIPIIGQMFAPLEPETHYGVEFGERMWNFNLYINIFLLLPAFFQIYHISLLVALVLMWNCYLHQCLAAFHLKMVWHLWWSDLCWSYYAPLVFFGFLMTMLHFSLIIATVMYQMQIDEDPKPRIQPEALPEQQPHPAEKIQKQMPMDQPIGL; translated from the exons ATGGGATCAACCCTTCAAAGTCTGATACAActattgtatattttttacagCCGCAACATGGTTTTCATGCCTGCTCTAAACTTGCTTGTGTACAACGTCCTTGTGGGTTATATAAGCACGGAAATCAATCGAATCATTAATG TTTCTACGGCCCAGACAAGTCTTTGGCAGCATATTCCTATTATCGGCCAGATGTTCGCTCCTTTAGAACCTGAAACCCATTATGGAGTGGAATTCGGGGAACGCATGTGGAACTTCAACCTATATATAAACATCTTCCTGCTTCTTCCCGCATTTTTTCAG ATCTATCATATCTCCTTGCTGGTGGCGCTTGTTCTCATGTGGAACTGCTACCTTCACCAGTGTCTGGCTGCTTTTCACCTGAAGATGGTGTGGCACTTGTGGTGGAGCGACCTATGCTGGAGCTACTACGCTCCTCTTGTCTTTTTCGGATTCCTGATGACCATGCTGCACTTTAGTCTGATTATAGCTACCGTGATGTATCAGATGCAGATCGACGAAGATCCAAAGCCCCGGATCCAGCCCGAGGCTCTCCCAGAGCAGCAGCCACATCCCGCAGAGAAAATTCAGAAACAGATGCCAATGGACCAGCCCATTGGGCTCTAG
- the LOC6616565 gene encoding thioredoxin reductase 2, mitochondrial has translation MSTIKFLRSSTHNALRSSLGWCRHAASRPRYDYDLVVLGGGSAGLACAKEAAGCGARVLCFDYVKPTPVGTKWGIGGTCVNVGCIPKKLMHQASLLGEAVHEAVAYGWNVDDKNIRPDWGKLVRSVQNHIKSVNWVTRVDLRDKKVEYVNSMGSFRDSHTIEYVAMPDAEHRQVTSEYVVVAVGGRPRYPDIPGAVELGITSDDIFSYEREPGRTLVVGAGYVGLECACFLKGLGYEPTVMVRSIVLRGFDRQMSELLAAMMTERGIPFLGTTIPKAVERQADGRLLVRYRNTTTQMDGSDVFDTVLWAIGRKGLIEDLNLEAAGVKTHDDKIVVDAAEATSVPHIFAVGDIIYGRPELTPVAILSGRLLARRLFAGSTQLMDYADVATTVFTPLEYSCVGMSEETAIELRGADNIEVFHGYYKPTEFFIPQKSVRHCYLKAVAEVSGDQKILGLHYIGPVAGEVIQGFAAALKSGLTVKTLLNTVGIHPTTAEEFTRLSITKRSGRDPTPASCCS, from the coding sequence ATGTCGACGATAAAGTTTCTGCGATCCTCCACACACAACGCACTTCGATCCAGCCTCGGATGGTGCCGCCATGCTGCCTCAAGACCACGCTACGACTACGACCTTGTGGTGCTCGGCGGGGGCTCGGCGGGATTGGCGTGCGCCAAGGAGGCGGCTGGCTGTGGAGCCCGCGTGCTCTGCTTCGACTACGTCAAGCCCACTCCAGTGGGCACCAAGTGGGGCATCGGCGGCACCTGCGTAAACGTGGGCTGCATCCCCAAGAAGCTGATGCACCAGGCCTCGCTACTCGGAGAGGCTGTCCACGAGGCGGTGGCCTACGGCTGGAATGTAGACGACAAGAACATACGGCCCGATTGGGGCAAGTTGGTGCGCTCCGTGCAGAACCACATCAAGTCCGTCAACTGGGTGACCCGCGTGGACCTGCGCGACAAGAAGGTGGAGTACGTCAATTCGATGGGCTCCTTTCGCGACAGCCACACCATCGAGTATGTGGCGATGCCAGATGCCGAGCACCGCCAAGTGACCTCAGAGTACGTGGTGGTAGCCGTCGGCGGAAGACCACGCTACCCGGACATTCCCGGAGCCGTTGAGCTGGGCATCACCAGCGACGATATATTCAGCTACGAGCGAGAGCCGGGTCGTACCCTTGTGGTGGGCGCCGGATACGTTGGTCTCGAGTGCGCCTGTTTCCTCAAGGGACTCGGCTACGAGCCCACTGTCATGGTGCGCTCCATTGTGCTGCGCGGCTTCGATCGCCAGATGTCCGAGCTGCTGGCCGCCATGATGACTGAGCGAGGCATTCCCTTCCTGGGCACCACAATCCCCAAGGCCGTGGAGAGGCAGGCGGACGGACGGCTGCTGGTCCGGTACCGCAACACAACCACCCAAATGGACGGCAGCGACGTTTTCGACACCGTGCTGTGGGCCATTGGGCGCAAAGGTCTCATCGAGGACCTCAACCTGGAGGCCGCCGGAGTGAAGACTCATGACGACAAGATTGTGGTGGACGCCGCGGAGGCCACCAGCGTGCCTCATATATTTGCAGTTGGAGACATCATATATGGTCGACCAGAGCTAACGCCGGTGGCCATCCTGTCGGGCCGCCTGCTTGCCAGGCGTCTGTTTGCCGGCTCCACGCAGCTGATGGACTATGCCGACGTGGCAACCACAGTTTTTACTCCGCTGGAATACAGTTGCGTCGGCATGTCGGAGGAAACGGCCATCGAACTGCGCGGTGCTGACAACATCGAGGTCTTCCATGGCTACTACAAGCCCACAGAGTTCTTTATTCCCCAGAAGAGCGTGCGTCACTGCTACCTCAAGGCCGTAGCCGAAGTATCCGGGGACCAGAAGATCCTAGGCCTGCACTACATCGGCCCAGTCGCCGGCGAGGTCATCCAGGGCTTCGCCGCAGCCCTCAAGTCCGGCTTAACCGTGAAGACGCTGCTGAACACGGTGGGAATCCACCCCACCACCGCCGAAGAGTTCACCCGGCTGTCAATCACCAAGCGATCTGGTCGGGATCCTACACCAGCCTCCTGCTGCAGTTAG